The segment TTGTGTTAATCCTACTAATAATTTACAAAATCCTAAGTCACTTGACTATTATGCCCATATTTTTGCCTTTtgccatttcttcctttccatcagCTCCAGAGCCCCTTCCTGTCAGCTCCTCTGAGCCTTTTTGACAGGGCAGGCCGCTCCCCGCCCCTCCGCAAagactttttaatattcttttatatgcTTTGACGTTTCTTGCCCACTGTATTCGAGGAGTTTCCCCATTTCCACCCGGAAGTCCGTCCTTGCTGATGTAACACCATGTCAGGTGTGGCTTGTTTTCCCGAGGAGCCTGGTGGCCACAGCCTCAGCTTCAGCCACTTCCTGGTTCTCGGTGGCCAGTCCCCACAGACTGTGAGACCTATGCTTGCTAATGTTAACTAAGAAGAGAATCTGAAAGTATTTACTTCAGAAACCTCCTTTTTGCTAGTTAGCGCCAGAGTGAGTAGATTAATCAGggcaaaagagaatgagaggtGCTGTTAGTGTGTTACAGGGAAAAGTCACCCGAAGGCAGAATGATAGGATCGAATGGGGACATGCCCAGGATAGGCCCCAGTGGTGGGTACTGTGGTTTGCATGGAGGTAGCTGGAGGTCCGCTTAGAAATTCTGCATCAGCACTgggtctggtttttgtttttttgtttttgagacggtctggctcggtcgcccaggcttaagtgcagtagtgtggtctcagctcaccacagtcttgacttcctgggctcaagctatcctcccacttcagccttctgagtagccgggactacggGCGCACACCCCCACACCTGtctaacttttgtatgttttgtagagacagggtcttcctatgttgcccaggctggtgtcagactcctaggctcaagagaccctcctgccaagacctcccgaagtgctggaattgcaggcattaGCCACACAGCGCCTAGCCTGGTCTGTTTACAGAGTCAGCAAATTCTGGCCTTTAGGCTACCCAGCCTTGTTTGTACatgaagttttattgaaacatggTCACGCCCACACGGTCAGAGTTGGGTTTCGTCCCCGTGGCCCGTAATGCCTAAAATAGTGACTCTGGCGCTTTAAGAAACAGTTTGGGAACTCCTGCCTGAAGGAGAATCGGAAACAGCACTGAAGATGTTACTGAGGTTTAAATGCGACCCAAACAGAAAGGGCTTCGGGGCGGTTGGTGTCCGTCTGATTAACCTGCTGTCTGCTGGTTACATGTGGATTAGAATCTTAAACTGTTACGCTTGGCAAGATGAATGACTacaacttttcattattattttttgtaaattatgCATTTTCACTTGTAGAAATCTCTTTCCTTGTGGAGACTCAATGGTTTGCATTATTGATGATCGAGAAGATGTCTGGAAGTTTGCCCCCAATCTGATAACTGTGAAGAAATATGTATACTTCCAGGGCACGGGTGATATGAATGCGCCCCCTGGGTCCCGAGAATCTCAGACGAGAAAGAAAGGTGGGTAACCTCCTTCCTGATTCTCTAGAAGAATTCACATTTGCTTATTGTTTAGCTCTTCTTATTTCTTATCTCTGTTTTGACTGCTATAAATTCAAGATAcactttttttatttgtgtttcagtAGAGATTATTGGATTTATTTATAGAGTACTGAAAAACAGGATATTAGGTTGTTTCAAtttgggctttaaaaaaaatggccCTCACTTAAGCGTTTTCCCAGTTGAATAAAAACTAGAGGATGCTGTTTAACCTAACACATCCGAATAACTCCCTTCATCCCAGTTTTCCTTAAACACATCCCTGGGTATTGGGCCATAGTGTTCTGTAGAGAGAGTGAATGTGGGGGCGGTGGCTCTGCGGGGAATAACCGTTCCCCATGCGCAGTGGTCAGGCTGGGCGCTGGCTGGGGCCCCAGAGAGCAGCGTGGTTTAACTTGTCAGTCAGGCATGCAGCTGACGTCCACCCTACGAAAGTTAAGTGTTTTTTGatctttagttttttgaaaaatattttgaggcaCACGTTTATTGCTGTAGTCACTAAAATGGAACTTGGAGGTTAGGACCAGGGGAGGGTGAAACTAGGGGCATTCCTGTAGAAGGTAGAGACTTTCACCAGATGGGTGGGGTCAGCGTGGAGTTGCTGACTTCCTCCAGACCGTGGCTTGGGAAACCGTGGCCATGGTGGTGCCAGGTCATCCGGGGCTTACAGTCACGGTGGCGCCAGGTCTGCAGGGGCTTACGGCCACGGTGGCGCCAGGTCTGCAGGGGCTTACGGCCACGGTGGCGCCAGGTCTGCAGGGGCTTACGGCCACGGTGGCGCCAGGTCTGCAGGGGCTTACGGCCACGGTGGTGCCAGGTCTGCAGGGGCTTACGGCCACGGTGGCGCCAGGTCGTCAGGGGCTTACGGCCACGGTGGCGCCAGGTCTGCAGGGGCTTACGGTCACGGTGGCGCCAGGTCTGCAGCCCGGAAACCTCTAGTTGTCCTTACAGGTGGAGGATCCCTCCTCCCCCAAATCCAAAGCTTTTTGAGTGCCCACATGGTGCTTAAAGGAAATACTCATTAGggtattttggattttttggatTGGGGATGTTCAGCTGGTAAGTTTAACGCAAATACtccaaactcagaaaaaaattcaatatccaaAACGTCCCTGGTCCCACGCACTTCAGGTAAGGGGTGCTCACCCTGTCCGGCCTCTTCACAGCAAGGTTGCCAAGGCCTGGTCTAGAGGGTGGTGGACTTCACAGCCATGGAGAAGGGTGCTGCTTTAACTTGGAACGTTATTTAATGTTTAATGCTAAATTGCGGTAACTTTTCCTTTTGCATGCATATTTAGTAAATCATTCTCGAGGCACTGAGGTCTCAGAGCCATCTCCGCCCGTGAGAGACCCTGAGGGGGTAACGCAGGCCCCTGGAGTGGAGCCCAGCAATGGCCTGGAGAAGCCTGCACGGGAGCTGAACGGCAGCGAGGCCGCCACCCCGCGGGACTCACCCCGCCCCGGGAAGCCAGACGAGAGGGACATCTGGCCCCCTGCCCAGGCCCCCACCAGCAGCCAAGAGCTGGCAGGCGCTCCTGAGCCCCAGGGATCCTGTGCGCAGGGTGGCCGGGTGGCACCGGGACAGCGGCCTGCCCAGGGTGCCACGGGCACTGACCTGGACTTTGACTTATCCAGCGACAGCGAGAGCAGCAGTGAGTCCGAGGGCACGAAGTCCTCCTCCTCCGCCTCTGATGGCGAAAGCGAGGGGAAAAGAGGCCGGCAGAAGCCGAAGGCTGCCCCAGAGGGAGCCGGGGCGCTGGCACAGGGCAGTTCCCTGGAGCCGGGGCGGCCTGCAGCACCGAGTCTCCCCGGAGAGGCCGAGCCTGGCGCGCATGCCCCGGACAAGGAGCCTGAGCTGGGTGGGCAGGAGGAGGGCGAGCGGGATGGCCTCTGCGGCCTGGGCAACGGCTGTGCCGACAGGAAGGAGGCGGAGACCGAGTCACAGAACAGCGAGCTGTCGGGGGTCACTGCGGGTGAGTCCCTGGACCAGagcatggaggaggaggaggaggaggacacgGATGAGGATGACCACCTCATCTACCTGGAGGAGATCCTGGTCCGTGTACACACTGACTACTATGCCAAGTATGACCGCTACCTCAACAAGGAGATCGAGGAGGCGCCGGACATCCGCAAGATCGTGCCGGAGCTCAAGAGCAAGGTGCTGGCAGACGTGGCCATAATTTTCAGTGGGCTACACCCGACAAACTTCCCGATAGAGAAGACGCGGGAGCATTACCACGCCACGGCGCTGGGAGCGAAGATCCTCACTCGGCTGGTGCTGAGCCCCGACGCCCCTGACAGGGCCACGCACCTGATCGCCGCGCGAGCTGGTGAGTGCTGCCTCCCTGTGCCCTGGGCATGGTCAGGCCCGCGGGCTCCTTGCAGGCACTCCTTAGAGTTGGCATTGCTGTTTATCTCACTTTCAATTTTCAGAAACATTTCCCAGAATCACCATCTTTTAAGAATAGATCATGACAGTGGGTGAAATTGGAGTTTGGGCACGTTCATGCTTTCAGACCGCAGTCATCGCACACACCATTCAGGGGTGGGAGTTACTCGTGTGTAGAAAGTTCAACCTTCTCCCTGGAGTAAGCCATGGCCGGGTTGGAAAACAGGGAATCAGCGATAGGGACGTAGTGGAGAAATTCGAGGCAGGAACAGGAGTTCGCAGGTAAAAGATTGACAAACCCTCTGAGTTAGAAAACTAAATGCAAGGTTTCAGCTGAAACGTGCACAGAAGGACACGTTGTGGCTGGGAGGGCGGAGGACAGGCCTGCTGTCTCCCGACGGTGAAACCTGTCCCGGACGGGGCAGGCTGCTCTGACATGTTGAAACTTCCGCCGAATAAAACAACCTTTCAGCAATAGGTGATTCTTGAAGGAAGACTTAACACCCCGGTGCTTAAAAAACCCAAATACCTCGTTATTCTAGTTATTCTGTGAAAATGCTCCCATAAGCACCTGGATTTTCCGCGAATGAAGATTGCGGTTTTTCTCCTCCAATCTGCTTCCTGTCCTGGCGGCGTTTCCTGAGAGGGCTTCTCAGTGCGTGGCCCCGCCTCCGGGGCTCAGGAAAGCCTTGTGGGGTGAGCTCATCCCTGTCCACGCACGCTCCCTGACAGCAGGTGTGGTCTTATTTGAGGCCACGGCTCTGGCACGTATCATGGGGCGTTGGACACGCATGTGCTCAGTAAAGCATTTGAATCAAGGGTAAATGGAAGGTTCCATCTCAGTGTGAAATAGCCAGGTGCTAGCTGCAGGGCAGAGGCGGGCTTTCCGTGGAGCCCAGCGAgacccttgatcccaggagaaaGCCAAGCCCTGGCCTCCTGTGGGCAGTCAGACCCTTCTCTCCTGAGCGTGGAGCCGGGCCAGGCCGGGGTCCTCCTTGGCCCCTCAGGTGCCTGTCTGCCCTGCCGCGTGTCTGCCCAGCTCCTGACCCTTCTCTCCTGAGCATGGAGCTGGGCCAGGCCAGGGTCCTCCTTGGCCCCTCAGGTGCCCGCCTGCCCTGTCCTGTGAGTGCCCAAGCTCCTGGCCCTTCTCTCgcattccttccttccccctgaATTGTGCTCACGTTTCCTTTTTGCTTCTGTGTACGTGGCCTCACTGTTGAGAGGCTTTGCTGAACACATGCTAAGAGAGGTCCTCCTGCTGCTCAGGTCACCCGCTGTGCCCGGCTCCCCGTCTGAGATCCACCCCTTCCCACCATGGCTGCCTATCCCTGGCCTGGCAGATGGGAACCTGCAGTGGGCAGCCCTGGTGGGGTGCAGCCGGGTGAGGGCCCTGGTGGGGTGCAGCCGAGTGAGGGCCCTGAGCCCTAGTGGGGTACAGCTGGGTAAAGGCCCTGAGTCCTGGTGGGTACAGCCGGGTGAGGGCCCTGAGCCCTGGTGGGCTGCAGCCGAGTGAGGGCCCTGAGCCCTGGTGGGGTACAGCTGGGTGAAGGCCCTGAGTCCTGGTGGGTACTGCCAGGTGAGGGCCCTGGGCCCTGGTGGGGTGTAGCCGGGTGGGGGCCCTGGTGGGGTGCAGCCGAGTGAGGGCCCTGAGCCCTGGTGGGGTACAGCTGGGTGAAGGCCCTGAGTCCTGGAGAGGTGCAGCCGAGTGAGGGCCTTGGTGGGGTGCAGCCGGGTGAGGGCCCTGGTGGGGTACAGCTGGGTGAGGGCCCTGAGCCCTGCAGGGGTGCAGTCAGGTGAAGGCCCTGGTGGGATGCAGCCGAGTGAGGGCCCTGAGCCCTGGTGGGGTACAGCCAGGTGAGGGCCCTGGTGGGTGCAGCCGGATGTGGGCCCTGAGCCTCCAGTGCTGGCCGGAACAGCCTGACGCAGCCGGGTCTCCTGCAGGCACAGAGAAGGTGCTGCAGGCACAGGAGTGCGGACACCTGCACGTGGTCAACCCTGACTGGCTGTGGAGCTGCCTGGAGCGCTGGGACAAGGTGGAGGAGCAGCTCTTCCCGCTCAGGGACGATCACACCAAGGCACAGAGGTGGGTCCTCGCTGCACCCAGCAGGTCCGTGCCAGGCGTTCCCTTGCTGGACAGCTGTTGGTTCATGCACCTGGGCAGTGCCCCTCATCACCCGGACGCCCCGCTCATGGCCCTCGTTCTCTTCCTCCGACAGGGAGAACAGCCCTGCGGCCTTTCCCGACCGGGAGGGTGTGCCCCCCACCGCCTTGTTCCACCCGATGCCGGTTCTTCCCAAGGCCCAGCCTGGCCCCGAGGTTCGGATCTACGACTCCAACACGGGGAAGCTCATCAGGACGGGCGCCCGGGGGCCCCCAGCACCCTCCAGCTCCCTACCCATCCGCCAGGAGCCCTCTTCCTTCAGGTACGTGGCGGCccagccactgtccccagctaATGAGGGCTCTTCAAGCTTGCTGCTCCAGTCTGTTGGGGGGATGGCGTCAGTTGCCCGAAGTGAGGGCGGGTGGAGGCTGCAGACGGTGACTCCTGCTTCCACCTTGTGGGAGCGCCGCCCCCGCTTGCAGTCTTGggtccttttgtttttctctcctgtcTTGGGTcccaaaactaaaacaaaacccCGACCATCAGCTTCTCAGATGTTGTCCAGGCACCCGCATGTGCCCACCTGTGGCCGCCCCGCAGAGCACTCGGTCCTGGGAACACTCAGCAGAGAACGAGCAGAGCCGGGCTGGTTCTGAGCCCCCCTCCCCACTCGCCTCACCATCTGCTCTCCGCCGGCTCCACGTTTGCTGCTCTGCCAACCCCAGGCTGCCCTCTTCGTTTCCACACAGAGCAGATGCAGGGGTTGGTGGCAGTGGCGGCTGGTAAACAGCACTGTGAGGAAGGGAAACTTGATTGGACTGGAAGGCGTTGGTAGCCGGGATCTGTGCTGCCCTGGAGTGGGGAGATTGCAGGCCCTGAGGGATGCTTCCTGAGCATGTGGCCTCTGTGCCTGTTTGCCCGCGTGGACCCGAGATCAGCCCTCAGCCTAAGGTTGTGGCCCCTGGAGACCCCATGTAAATGGCTGTGGGACATTGTTGGAGATTTAAGTGAGGAGTCTTTGTTTGTACCGTGGTTGTTGCTTTGAAATTCAACCAAAAGTTCAACTCAATTAAACTTGACCCAGGCAAGGAGCACCCACCAAGACCTGGTGTGCGTTTGCCCCTGGAAGCCGTCTGACAGGTCACAACACCTCAGATCCTGTGACGGGTACAGAATGCAGGCTGCTAGAGGGAGACGGGTGCTCACGGTTAATGGGGAGATGGAGAGGTACGGCTTGATGTCCTTTTCGAGCCTTTGCAGGATCCAGCACTGTCCCTGCGTGGGGATGCTGAGGCCTGGAGTGCATGGCCCTCCCAAGTCAGGAGCAGGGGTGGCCAGGGCGTGGCCTTCGCACAGTGGGTGGCAGCTCCCGAACCTGGGTGGACAGGTGAGAAGGCCCCGCCAGGCACCGCGGCAAAGCCCAGCCGGCTTTCGGGAGAGGCCGCTCCCTCTGGAAACGCGCTCTAGTTCCTCCCCGGTTTTCTGTTTCATAGATTGTGTTTTGTCTTTTACGATTCTGGAGAGCAGCGTGTGCCCCTCTCGGCTGATTTCACGGCCCTTGAGGTCATGGTGGAGAGTGTTGCTAAGAGGAGGAGTCGGGTCGGGTGACTGGGATGTGGGCAGGTGCAGGGTGGCTGCGGGCAGCTGGGCCGGTGCGGGTGGCTTCCCGTGCGGCAGCCTGGCGACGCTCTGGGACCTAGGGGGTGGGGGGTTTGGGATGAATCTGAGGTCCTCCATTCTGATGACAGGGAAGAGGATCCCCAGCCACAGAGATGATGTCATCCCTGATGGATAGGAAGGTGTCCTCGTGATGATGTCACCTCCCGTTGTTAGGAAGGCATCCTGGTGATGTCACCTCCAGTTGTTAGGAAGGTGTCCTGGTGATGTCACTTCCCATTAGGAAGGCGTCCTGGTGATGATGTCACCTCCCATTAGGAAGGCGTCCTGGTGTTGATGTCACCTCCCATCATTAGGAAAGCGTCCTGGTGATGATGTCACCTCCCATTAGGAAGGCGTCCTGGTGATGATGTCACCTCCCATCGTGTCCTGGTGATGCTGTCACCTCCCATCATTAGGAAGGCATCCTGGTGATGATGTCACCTCCCATTGTGTCCTGGTGATGATGTCATCTCCTGCTGTTAGGAAGGCGTCCTGGTGATGCTGTCACCTCCCATTAGGAAGGTGTCCTGGTGATGATGTCACCTCCCATCGTGTCCTGGTGATGATGTCACCTCCCATCATTAGGAAGGCATCCTGGTGATGATGTCACCTCCCATTGTGTCCTGGTGACGATGTCATCTCCTGTCGTTAGGAAGGCGTCCTGGTGATGCTGTCACCTCCCATTAGGAAGGCGTCCTGGTGATGATGTCACCTCCCATCGTGTCCTGGTGATGATGTCACCTCCCATCATTAGGAAGGCATCCTGGTGATGATGTCACCTCCCACTGTGTCCTGGTGATGATGTCACCTGTTGTGTCCTGGTGACGATGTCATCTCCTGTCGTTAGGAAGGCGTCCTGGTGATGCTGTCACCTCCCATTGTGTCCTGGTGATGTCACCTCCCATCATTAGGAGGGCATCCTGGTGATGATGTCACCTCCTATTGTGTCCTGGTGATGCTGTCACCTCCCGTCATTAGGAGGGCGTCCTGGTGATGATGTCACCTCCTATTGTGTCCTGGTGATGCTGTCACCTCCCGTCATTAGGAAGGCGTCCTGGTGATGATGTCACCTCCCATCGTGTCCTGGTGATGCTGTCACCTCCTGTCATTAGGAGGGCGTCCTCGTGATGATGTCACCTCCCATCGTGTCCTAGTGATGATGTCACCACCCGTCATTAGCGCATTCTGGTGATGATGTCACCTCCCATCGTGTCCTGGTGATGTCACTTCCCATCGTGTTCTGGTGACGATGTCATCTCCTGTTAAGGCATCCTCGTGGTGATGTCGTTTCAGGTCTTTAGAAGGGCTTCCTGTTGCGGGCTGGTTGGGTTTTTAATACAAGGTGTCTTTCCAACACTGCTTCTCTAGCTCTTCGAGGCCAGCAGGTGCCTAAAGTTCAGTTTGTTTCTGACGCTGACGACCCACGGTTGTCATCAGGCCTTGAGTCTAGGGGCTCAGTCCCACCAGGCTGCCCTCATCTCGGACCCCCAGGCCACCTCACTgtccagcttggccacagtgtTGGGGGTCCCCACACACAGACTTGTGCAGTTTTGATAATCTGCTGAATCGGCTCACAAAATTCTGGAAAACGTTTCACTCAGCAATACCAGTTTATTTTAAAGGCTCAAGAACAGCCGAATGAGGGGGCGCCTGGGGCAGGGTCCAGAAGGGCCCTGAGCATGGCACGTGCCCTCTGGAAGCTCTCCGTCCTTTCATCTGTGGCGAAGGCATAGCTGATCCCACACGCTGCCCACTTGCTCCTGCGAAGCCTCCTACCCTGGAGCCGCTCAGGCCCAGCCCACAGCCACTCTCACCACTGCGGTGATCCCAGGGACTGGGAACAGGTCTCTTTCTGTAACACCAGGGCTTAGTGCTTTGGTGCTACTCTTACTTCTTTATTTGACTTAATTAATTCCAACTCTCCAGCCAGTTGACAAAGCTCCTGGACACTTCTGAGAACAGCAGGGCGGAACCTGGCCTATGGGATTGCTGTGGGCCAGTCAGTGAACGGGCCAGCACCACCTAGAGCAGAAGGATGTGGAGACCCCCCGTCTAGGAAGTCAGGGTCTGTTCTGTACTGTCATTCTAATCAGTAGAAGCACGATGGCAGGACAGATACGTGCACTGAAGTGATACTGCTGAGATTTGGTTTCGAAATTATGTGATAATTTAAAGCAGCCACACGATCAGTACTGCGAACAGCACCTGTTCTTTAGACGCTGCTTTTCATACTGTTGAATAAAATATCCAGGGGGGTGGCTCGCActgtagtcccagtgctttgggaggtggaCCCGCAAGGATctctcgagctcaggagttcaaggctgcagtgagctgtgatcgcaccccTGCGCTTcatcctgggccacagggtgagagcctgtctcaaaaaaaaatttttcttaataatttaaaataaaatcacaaacctttgacttattttttcttcagtatttttatttatttttttttttttgagacggaatcttgctccatcgtccaggctggagtgcagtggtgcaatcttggctcactgcaacctccgcctcccaggttcaagcaattctcatgcctcagcctcttgagcagctggaattacaggcacgtgccaccacgcctggctaatctgtgtatttttagcagagatggggtttcatcatgttgctgaggttggtctcaagctcctgtcCTCATTGTCTTAAACTACATAAAGTGGTTAAAGATTAGATACAAAACTGGTGTTTTAATAATTCAGCCTTGCTTGAAGTGAGCTAGGAATTTCTAagatcaatgagaaaaaaataattgttatctGAAAACAGACTTGCAGATGGTAAGCTGGATTTGAATGAAGTCAAACACTTTTACTTGAATGACACTAATAACATGGCAGCCGAtaactgtgtatgtgtgttctgAAATGTGTATAATTTACGTGAACAGCAGCAGTTCAGTTTCGAATGGCACGTCATAAACAACTGTTTAGCTGTGCCTTCCGTGAGGAAGATGCACGCTGGGCTGTAGTTCATTTGAATAAGTCGACTTTTGatgaaattttcttctgtttttaatgtgAAAGTGTAATTTGCACCAAAATATCAATATTACTTCAGTTAATACCAGCTCATTTATACGAAAGGATGTTAATGTGATTTGTTAGGTTGCGATAATCGTCAGTTTGGTGGCGGGAAGCAGCGTTGTTGTGGCTGCAGCAGCGGGCCCCCTGGTCTG is part of the Homo sapiens chromosome 18, GRCh38.p14 Primary Assembly genome and harbors:
- the CTDP1 gene encoding RNA polymerase II subunit A C-terminal domain phosphatase isoform X3 → MGGRAVLVRLEGCSHPVVMKGLCAECGQDLTQLQSKNGKQQVPLSTATVSMVHSVPELMVSSEQAEQLGREDQQRLHRNRKLVLMVDLDQTLIHTTEQHCQQMSNKGIFHFQLGRGEPMLHTRLRPHCKDFLEKIAKLYELHVFTFGSRLYAHTIAGFLDPEKKLFSHRILSRDECIDPFSKTGNLRNLFPCGDSMVCIIDDREDVWKFAPNLITVKKYVYFQGTGDMNAPPGSRESQTRKKVNHSRGTEVSEPSPPVRDPEGVTQAPGVEPSNGLEKPARELNGSEAATPRDSPRPGKPDERDIWPPAQAPTSSQELAGAPEPQGSCAQGGRVAPGQRPAQGATGTDLDFDLSSDSESSSESEGTKSSSSASDGESEGKRGRQKPKAAPEGAGALAQGSSLEPGRPAAPSLPGEAEPGAHAPDKEPELGGQEEGERDGLCGLGNGCADRKEAETESQNSELSGVTAGESLDQSMEEEEEEDTDEDDHLIYLEEILVRVHTDYYAKYDRYLNKEIEEAPDIRKIVPELKSKVLADVAIIFSGLHPTNFPIEKTREHYHATALGAKILTRLVLSPDAPDRATHLIAARAGTEKVLQAQECGHLHVVNPDWLWSCLERWDKVEEQLFPLRDDHTKAQRENSPAAFPDREGVPPTALFHPMPVLPKAQPGPEVRIYDSNTGKLIRTGARGPPAPSSSLPIRQEPSSFRAVPPPQPQMFGEELPDAQDGEQPGPSRRKRQPSMSETMPLYTLCKEDLESMDKEVDDILGEGSDDSDSEKRRPEEQEEEPQPRKPGTRRERTLGAPASSERSAAGGRGPRGHKRKLNEEDAASESSRESSNEDEGSSSEADEMAKALEAELNDLM
- the CTDP1 gene encoding RNA polymerase II subunit A C-terminal domain phosphatase isoform X2, encoding MGVEESGSRCMPELVVSGCWVSARDGVMARRPALNAGTRSPAMLCPRCTPGYVVPSAPRPSLGLGDSGPRCMPLLHGAGAPRKSRAVLVRLEGCSHPVVMKGLCAECGQDLTQLQSKNGKQQVPLSTATVSMVHSVPELMVSSEQAEQLGREDQQRLHRNRKLVLMVDLDQTLIHTTEQHCQQMSNKGIFHFQLGRGEPMLHTRLRPHCKDFLEKIAKLYELHVFTFGSRLYAHTIAGFLDPEKKLFSHRILSRDECIDPFSKTGNLRNLFPCGDSMVCIIDDREDVWKFAPNLITVKKYVYFQGTGDMNAPPGSRESQTRKKVNHSRGTEVSEPSPPVRDPEGVTQAPGVEPSNGLEKPARELNGSEAATPRDSPRPGKPDERDIWPPAQAPTSSQELAGAPEPQGSCAQGGRVAPGQRPAQGATGTDLDFDLSSDSESSSESEGTKSSSSASDGESEGKRGRQKPKAAPEGAGALAQGSSLEPGRPAAPSLPGEAEPGAHAPDKEPELGGQEEGERDGLCGLGNGCADRKEAETESQNSELSGVTAGESLDQSMEEEEEEDTDEDDHLIYLEEILVRVHTDYYAKYDRYLNKEIEEAPDIRKIVPELKSKVLADVAIIFSGLHPTNFPIEKTREHYHATALGAKILTRLVLSPDAPDRATHLIAARAGTEKVLQAQECGHLHVVNPDWLWSCLERWDKVEEQLFPLRDDHTKAQRENSPAAFPDREGVPPTALFHPMPVLPKAQPGPEVRIYDSNTGKLIRTGARGPPAPSSSLPIRQEPSSFRAVPPPQPQMFGEELPDAQDGEQPGPSRRKRQPSMSETMPLYTLCKEDLESMDKEVDDILGEGSDDSDSEKRRPEEQEEEPQPRKPGTRRERTLGAPASSERSAAGGRGPRGHKRKLNEEDAASESSRESSNEDEGSSSEADEMAKALEAELNDLM
- the CTDP1 gene encoding RNA polymerase II subunit A C-terminal domain phosphatase isoform 1 (isoform 1 is encoded by transcript variant 1) — protein: MEVPAAGRVPAEGAPTAAVAEVRCPGPAPLRLLEWRVAAGAAVRIGSVLAVFEAAASAQSSGASQSRVASGGCVRPARPERRLRSERAGVVRELCAQPGQVVAPGAVLVRLEGCSHPVVMKGLCAECGQDLTQLQSKNGKQQVPLSTATVSMVHSVPELMVSSEQAEQLGREDQQRLHRNRKLVLMVDLDQTLIHTTEQHCQQMSNKGIFHFQLGRGEPMLHTRLRPHCKDFLEKIAKLYELHVFTFGSRLYAHTIAGFLDPEKKLFSHRILSRDECIDPFSKTGNLRNLFPCGDSMVCIIDDREDVWKFAPNLITVKKYVYFQGTGDMNAPPGSRESQTRKKVNHSRGTEVSEPSPPVRDPEGVTQAPGVEPSNGLEKPARELNGSEAATPRDSPRPGKPDERDIWPPAQAPTSSQELAGAPEPQGSCAQGGRVAPGQRPAQGATGTDLDFDLSSDSESSSESEGTKSSSSASDGESEGKRGRQKPKAAPEGAGALAQGSSLEPGRPAAPSLPGEAEPGAHAPDKEPELGGQEEGERDGLCGLGNGCADRKEAETESQNSELSGVTAGESLDQSMEEEEEEDTDEDDHLIYLEEILVRVHTDYYAKYDRYLNKEIEEAPDIRKIVPELKSKVLADVAIIFSGLHPTNFPIEKTREHYHATALGAKILTRLVLSPDAPDRATHLIAARAGTEKVLQAQECGHLHVVNPDWLWSCLERWDKVEEQLFPLRDDHTKAQRENSPAAFPDREGVPPTALFHPMPVLPKAQPGPEVRIYDSNTGKLIRTGARGPPAPSSSLPIRQEPSSFRAVPPPQPQMFGEELPDAQDGEQPGPSRRKRQPSMSETMPLYTLCKEDLESMDKEVDDILGEGSDDSDSEKRRPEEQEEEPQPRKPGTRRERTLGAPASSERSAAGGRGPRGHKRKLNEEDAASESSRESSNEDEGSSSEADEMAKALEAELNDLM
- the CTDP1 gene encoding RNA polymerase II subunit A C-terminal domain phosphatase isoform X5; this encodes MKGLCAECGQDLTQLQSKNGKQQVPLSTATVSMVHSVPELMVSSEQAEQLGREDQQRLHRNRKLVLMVDLDQTLIHTTEQHCQQMSNKGIFHFQLGRGEPMLHTRLRPHCKDFLEKIAKLYELHVFTFGSRLYAHTIAGFLDPEKKLFSHRILSRDECIDPFSKTGNLRNLFPCGDSMVCIIDDREDVWKFAPNLITVKKYVYFQGTGDMNAPPGSRESQTRKKVNHSRGTEVSEPSPPVRDPEGVTQAPGVEPSNGLEKPARELNGSEAATPRDSPRPGKPDERDIWPPAQAPTSSQELAGAPEPQGSCAQGGRVAPGQRPAQGATGTDLDFDLSSDSESSSESEGTKSSSSASDGESEGKRGRQKPKAAPEGAGALAQGSSLEPGRPAAPSLPGEAEPGAHAPDKEPELGGQEEGERDGLCGLGNGCADRKEAETESQNSELSGVTAGESLDQSMEEEEEEDTDEDDHLIYLEEILVRVHTDYYAKYDRYLNKEIEEAPDIRKIVPELKSKVLADVAIIFSGLHPTNFPIEKTREHYHATALGAKILTRLVLSPDAPDRATHLIAARAGTEKVLQAQECGHLHVVNPDWLWSCLERWDKVEEQLFPLRDDHTKAQRENSPAAFPDREGVPPTALFHPMPVLPKAQPGPEVRIYDSNTGKLIRTGARGPPAPSSSLPIRQEPSSFRAVPPPQPQMFGEELPDAQDGEQPGPSRRKRQPSMSETMPLYTLCKEDLESMDKEVDDILGEGSDDSDSEKRRPEEQEEEPQPRKPGTRRERTLGAPASSERSAAGGRGPRGHKRKLNEEDAASESSRESSNEDEGSSSEADEMAKALEAELNDLM
- the CTDP1 gene encoding RNA polymerase II subunit A C-terminal domain phosphatase isoform X7, encoding MCPGSSGRLFGIRFLPRSCISQLNSGGAFAAGVHAADGRLRVVQMTLPWLWGAAVGSRAVLVRLEGCSHPVVMKGLCAECGQDLTQLQSKNGKQQVPLSTATVSMVHSVPELMVSSEQAEQLGREDQQRLHRNRKLVLMVDLDQTLIHTTEQHCQQMSNKGIFHFQLGRGEPMLHTRLRPHCKDFLEKIAKLYELHVFTFGSRLYAHTIAGFLDPEKKLFSHRILSRDECIDPFSKTGNLRNLFPCGDSMVCIIDDREDVWKFAPNLITVKKYVYFQGTGDMNAPPGSRESQTRKKVNHSRGTEVSEPSPPVRDPEGVTQAPGVEPSNGLEKPARELNGSEAATPRDSPRPGKPDERDIWPPAQAPTSSQELAGAPEPQGSCAQGGRVAPGQRPAQGATGTDLDFDLSSDSESSSESEGTKSSSSASDGESEGKRGRQKPKAAPEGAGALAQGSSLEPGRPAAPSLPGEAEPGAHAPDKEPELGGQEEGERDGLCGLGNGCADRKEAETESQNSELSGVTAGESLDQSMEEEEEEDTDEDDHLIYLEEILVRVHTDYYAKYDRYLNKEIEEAPDIRKIVPELKSKVLADVAIIFSGLHPTNFPIEKTREHYHATALGAKILTRLVLSPDAPDRATHLIAARAGTEKVLQAQECGHLHVVNPDWLWSCLERWDKVEEQLFPLRDDHTKAQRENSPAAFPDREGVPPTALFHPMPVLPKAQPGPEVRIYDSNTGKLIRTGARGPPAPSSSLPIRQEPSSFRWTTSLEKAATTATARRGGLRSRRRSPSPGSQGPAGSGRSGHLRPARGARQGAGGPEATRGS